GCGGCAGGGCCGGTCAGGTCGTAGGTTTTGCGCGCGTGGCCGGGCTGGGTGAGCGCGGCCGCGGCCGCGGCGGCAATGTCGCGCACATCCACGACGCTGATTTTTGCGTCGCCGATGGGGGCAAAGAACTTGCCTTGCTGCGCGATAGCATCCCGAAAGCTCAGCAGGCCCTGCATGAACAGGTTGGGCCGCAGAAACGTGTAGGCCAGGCCGGTGGCCCGGATGGCGGCCTCCACCGCGGCGTGGTAGCGCAGGAAGCGCACCGGCGAACCCGGCGTGGCCGCCCACTGCGACTGCTTGACGAGGTGCCGCACCCCGGCCTGCTGCGCCAGCTGCACGAAGCGCAGCTGCTGCGCCTCGGCCTGTTCGGAAGAGTTGGTGAGCAGAAACGCCCGCTCCATGCCCGCCAGGGCGGCCATCACAGTTTCGGGCTGGTCGAAGTCGCCGACGGCCAGCGTGGCCCCTGGCAGCGCGGCCAGGGCCTGGGTCGCCGGCTCGTGCCGGTGGCGGACCATCGCGCGAAACGGCACGCCCTGGGCGGCCAGCAGCTTGGTCAGCTCGGTGCCGATGCTGCCCGTGGCCCCGGTGATGAGAATGGCGGGCGTAGCGTCGGGGGCCGAATCGGAGGTTGAAGCAGGAGGATAGTTCATGAGCAAAAGAAGCTGAAAGCGGGTTTTTTAAAGCCAGAATACCTTTAGAGCGGTTTTCAAGCCGTTGTTCACTTGCTACTTAACTACCCTTATTTTCCGAAAGGGAAAAGAGGTATTTACTAGGAAAAATGAACGAGAGGCCGGCACCGCCCGGCAAGGGCGGTGCCGGCCTCTCGTCTGCCAAGCGGGCCGCCTAGGCCACCGGGGCGAGGGCTGCTTTTTTCACGCCCGGCCCCTTCGCGGCCGGGGCCGCTTCCAGGCCCAGGCGGAACACGCGGTTGCTGGTCTGCCAGAACACGAGGTCGCGGTCGGCTGGCTTAGGCAGCACGTCTTCCACCACCTGGACGTGCTCCTTGATGCCGTAGGGCACCGCTCCGTAATCGGAGCCGAATACCACGCGGTCCACGCCGCACATTTCCACCGCGGCGCGTACGCCAATGGCGCTGAAGCCCATGCAATCCACCAGGATGTTGGTCTTGAGGTAGTCGGACGGCGGCCGCTTGTTGGTGTAGGGCTTGCCGGCCGGCGGGTTTTGGACCCCGTTGTAGTTGAGGTGCCAGG
The genomic region above belongs to Hymenobacter psoromatis and contains:
- a CDS encoding SDR family oxidoreductase; protein product: MNYPPASTSDSAPDATPAILITGATGSIGTELTKLLAAQGVPFRAMVRHRHEPATQALAALPGATLAVGDFDQPETVMAALAGMERAFLLTNSSEQAEAQQLRFVQLAQQAGVRHLVKQSQWAATPGSPVRFLRYHAAVEAAIRATGLAYTFLRPNLFMQGLLSFRDAIAQQGKFFAPIGDAKISVVDVRDIAAAAAAALTQPGHARKTYDLTGPAALTHAEMAAQLSTALGHPVAFIDVSPDEMCAALRGMHLPAWQAEGLIEDYAHYHRGEAATVATGVQEATGWAPRNFADFARDYAPAFAGDPVPVAR
- a CDS encoding amidohydrolase family protein; protein product: MPWPPGDGAQRAFLDSPKAEWLWEFAAANDLVVHIHPPMLSLGHEALMQYRLNEAVGRPFDSTVNAARMIGSGVFDRHPKLQVLVVHMGGELTSVLGRLDFTWHLNYNGVQNPPAGKPYTNKRPPSDYLKTNILVDCMGFSAIGVRAAVEMCGVDRVVFGSDYGAVPYGIKEHVQVVEDVLPKPADRDLVFWQTSNRVFRLGLEAAPAAKGPGVKKAALAPVA